One genomic window of Ruminococcus gauvreauii includes the following:
- a CDS encoding HD domain-containing protein codes for MNLLIKYQDIKNNETVRTYITKADESLIALGFTEHSFAHVTKVAQTASYILETLGFGERDCELAKIAGFLHDIGNLVNRTDHAQSGALIAFRLLDHMGMEAQEIATIVTAIGNHDEGTAEAVNPIAAALILADKTDVRRSRVRNKDKTTFDIHDRVNYSVKRSVVKINEDRTLIKLKLTVDLHYGSIMDYFEIFMVRMLLCRKAAESLGMGFRLIINEQQVV; via the coding sequence ATGAATCTTTTGATCAAATACCAGGATATTAAAAACAACGAGACAGTCAGGACATATATCACGAAAGCGGATGAATCACTGATTGCACTTGGCTTTACCGAACACAGCTTTGCCCATGTCACAAAAGTTGCGCAGACAGCTTCCTATATACTGGAAACTCTGGGGTTTGGCGAACGAGACTGTGAACTTGCAAAAATCGCCGGATTTCTTCACGATATCGGTAATCTGGTGAACAGGACGGACCATGCCCAGAGCGGGGCGCTTATCGCTTTCAGGCTGCTGGACCATATGGGAATGGAGGCACAGGAGATCGCGACGATCGTCACGGCGATCGGCAATCACGATGAAGGAACGGCGGAAGCAGTGAATCCGATCGCTGCGGCACTGATCCTGGCGGATAAAACAGATGTACGGCGCAGCCGTGTAAGGAATAAGGACAAGACGACATTCGATATCCATGACAGGGTGAATTACTCTGTCAAACGGTCCGTGGTTAAGATCAATGAAGACAGGACGCTGATTAAACTGAAACTGACGGTTGATCTTCACTACGGTTCGATTATGGATTACTTTGAGATCTTTATGGTGCGCATGCTGCTCTGCCGGAAGGCAGCGGAATCGCTTGGAATGGGATTTCGCCTGATAATTAACGAACAGCAGGTGGTATAA
- a CDS encoding DUF6320 domain-containing protein — MFQEKKTRWRSLENTAKIFPATSGKKDERVFRFACVLKEPVIGETLQEALDLALEEFSMFRCVLRKGFFWNYLEESEENAIVRREYKRPCSQIYVRDQKSLLFEVTYYKNRINFETYHALTDGTGALHFLRALVYHYLSLLYPGQIDYDAGKLQLIQTEEDKEEDSFWKYYDRDTRRQKIKKYKACQLHGRKMDYGQMQLTEGIVSTKQLLAEARKRGTTVTVLLTALYLKAIAQDMTVRQKKKPVVLMIPVNLRNYYPSESMRNFFGWIDIGYSFSESSDDLGEVIKAVDEMFKKELQPDKIAARMYGLMDFEMNPLVRALPLELKLYSMQVGAFASKNTVTAIFSNVGKVDMPRECMPHIDFFDVFTSTPKQELAMCSYGDKMVFSFTSAYANQRVEACFFKGLEALGVPVSMIDERESFPDLKKENSRQDVLLKCFNFFCVAAAVICGVLNGIINPDFKWSLYVFGALLCGWVLTTVAVRKRRDMMKNIVWQTVLISIGLVIWDLATGWRGWSVNIGFPAAVGAALVAMLIVTAVFRLPSPRYMIYFFMICLLGMLPFLLLAAGILTMRIPAMICSGASLLVLLALLIFQREALFNELAKKFHINRMKG, encoded by the coding sequence GTGTTTCAGGAAAAGAAAACACGGTGGAGAAGTCTGGAGAATACGGCCAAGATCTTTCCTGCTACGAGCGGTAAAAAAGATGAGCGGGTGTTTCGGTTTGCCTGTGTGCTGAAAGAGCCGGTGATCGGGGAAACACTGCAGGAGGCGCTGGATTTGGCGCTCGAGGAATTTTCGATGTTCCGGTGTGTGCTGCGAAAGGGTTTCTTCTGGAATTACCTGGAGGAATCGGAGGAGAATGCGATCGTCCGCAGGGAGTATAAGCGGCCTTGCAGTCAGATTTATGTCAGAGACCAGAAGAGTCTGCTGTTTGAAGTGACGTATTATAAAAACAGAATTAATTTTGAGACCTATCACGCGCTCACGGATGGGACGGGAGCCCTGCATTTTCTGCGCGCGCTTGTCTATCACTATCTGTCTCTGCTGTATCCGGGTCAGATCGATTATGATGCCGGAAAACTGCAGCTGATTCAGACAGAGGAAGACAAAGAGGAAGACAGCTTCTGGAAATACTACGACCGCGATACCAGGCGCCAGAAAATCAAAAAATATAAGGCCTGTCAGCTCCACGGCAGAAAAATGGATTATGGACAGATGCAGCTGACGGAGGGAATCGTGTCCACGAAACAACTGCTTGCGGAAGCGAGAAAACGGGGGACGACAGTGACCGTGCTGCTGACAGCTCTGTATCTGAAAGCGATCGCACAGGACATGACGGTCAGACAGAAGAAAAAACCGGTGGTCCTAATGATACCGGTGAATCTCAGAAATTACTATCCGTCAGAATCCATGCGCAACTTTTTTGGATGGATTGATATCGGCTATTCATTTTCAGAATCCAGTGATGATCTGGGAGAGGTGATCAAAGCCGTAGATGAGATGTTTAAAAAAGAGCTGCAGCCGGATAAGATCGCGGCCCGCATGTACGGGCTGATGGATTTTGAGATGAATCCGCTTGTACGCGCGCTGCCGCTGGAATTAAAGCTCTATTCCATGCAGGTGGGGGCATTTGCCAGCAAAAACACGGTGACGGCAATTTTTTCGAATGTCGGAAAAGTGGATATGCCCAGGGAGTGCATGCCACATATTGATTTCTTCGATGTGTTTACCAGTACGCCCAAACAGGAGCTTGCGATGTGTTCCTACGGAGACAAGATGGTATTCAGCTTCACGTCCGCATACGCGAATCAGAGAGTGGAAGCATGCTTTTTTAAGGGGCTGGAGGCTCTTGGAGTACCCGTTAGCATGATTGATGAGAGGGAGAGCTTCCCGGATCTGAAAAAGGAAAACTCCAGGCAGGACGTGCTTCTGAAGTGTTTCAATTTTTTCTGCGTTGCGGCAGCGGTGATCTGCGGAGTCCTCAACGGAATCATAAATCCGGATTTTAAATGGAGTCTCTATGTATTCGGGGCGCTGCTGTGCGGCTGGGTGCTGACGACGGTGGCAGTGCGCAAGCGGCGGGATATGATGAAAAATATCGTCTGGCAGACGGTACTCATTTCCATCGGACTGGTGATCTGGGATTTGGCGACGGGGTGGCGAGGCTGGTCCGTCAATATAGGATTTCCGGCCGCGGTGGGAGCAGCACTGGTGGCCATGCTGATCGTAACGGCGGTCTTCAGGCTTCCGTCACCGCGTTATATGATCTACTTTTTTATGATATGTCTGCTGGGCATGCTGCCGTTTCTTCTGCTGGCTGCAGGAATCCTTACAATGCGCATACCGGCTATGATATGCAGCGGGGCGAGCCTTCTGGTCCTGCTGGCGCTTCTGATCTTTCAAAGAGAGGCGTTGTTTAATGAACTTGCCAAAAAATTTCACATTAACCGCATGAAAGGATGA
- a CDS encoding alpha/beta hydrolase produces MNKALQVLLKALSEPEADMNLRRTRYLMNLKSIDVFKRFYRTIDDKIYNNGVEVPLRIYFPDEDSFDTVDIDAYCRKHKDIDRRKMVDNTYPVLLFFHGGGFVTESVETYNRICWNMSRNTQHVVVSVDYRLAPEHRFPTPFDDCYAVAKAIFTDQTILHVKPERITIIGDSAGGNLTAAVCQKARDTGDFKVHRQILIYPCTGNDYSDSTPFASVKENGFDYLLTQKNLQDYMNLYQSREEDRLSPYFSPLQAEDYSDLPAALVITGEYDPLRDEGEEYARRMRAAGVPVSLHRIRDAVHGFFLLTTLYPAVKETYEYINDFLREVDNGVSGKENTVEKSGEYGQDLSCYER; encoded by the coding sequence ATGAATAAGGCACTGCAGGTGCTGCTGAAGGCGCTGTCAGAACCGGAAGCCGACATGAACTTGAGAAGAACAAGGTATCTGATGAATTTGAAGTCCATTGACGTGTTTAAACGGTTTTACCGCACGATCGATGATAAGATATACAACAATGGGGTGGAGGTTCCGCTGCGCATCTATTTTCCGGATGAAGATTCTTTCGATACGGTGGATATTGATGCCTACTGCAGAAAACATAAAGACATTGACAGGAGAAAAATGGTAGACAACACGTATCCCGTGCTGTTGTTTTTTCATGGAGGAGGATTTGTGACGGAGAGTGTGGAGACGTATAACAGGATCTGCTGGAATATGTCCAGAAATACACAGCACGTAGTCGTCTCCGTTGACTACAGGCTGGCTCCGGAACACCGTTTCCCCACGCCGTTTGATGACTGTTATGCGGTGGCGAAGGCTATCTTTACGGACCAGACCATACTCCATGTGAAACCGGAGCGCATAACGATTATCGGCGACAGTGCGGGAGGAAATCTGACGGCTGCGGTCTGCCAGAAAGCCAGGGATACGGGGGACTTTAAGGTGCACAGGCAGATACTGATCTATCCTTGTACCGGTAATGACTATTCGGACAGTACGCCGTTTGCATCCGTGAAGGAAAACGGTTTTGATTATCTGCTGACGCAGAAAAACCTGCAGGACTATATGAATCTTTATCAGAGCAGGGAGGAGGACCGCTTAAGTCCATATTTTTCCCCGCTGCAGGCGGAGGATTACAGTGATCTTCCCGCGGCGCTTGTGATCACAGGGGAATACGACCCGCTGCGCGATGAGGGTGAAGAATATGCCAGGCGGATGCGGGCTGCGGGGGTGCCTGTCAGCCTGCACCGGATCAGGGATGCGGTCCATGGATTTTTTCTGCTGACGACGCTTTATCCGGCGGTAAAAGAAACGTATGAATATATCAACGATTTTTTGAGAGAGGTAGATAACGGTGTTTCAGGAAAAGAAAACACGGTGGAGAAGTCTGGAGAATACGGCCAAGATCTTTCCTGCTACGAGCGGTAA
- the glpK gene encoding glycerol kinase GlpK — translation MEQYMMALDQGTTSSRCILFDRAGTMRSVAQKEFTQYYPKPGWVEHDPMEIWSSQLSVATEAMGKIGIDARNIAAIGITNQRETTIVWDRNTGKPVYPAIVWQCRRTAEMIDAIKADGKEACIRERTGLIPDAYFSGSKLAWILDHVDGARQRAANGELLFGTVDTWLIWQLTQGKVHVTDVTNASRTMLYDIHRMRWDEEILEMFGIPGCMLPQVKPSSCVYGCTDRNVMGGEIPIAGAAGDQQSALFGQCCFEAGDIKNTYGTGCFLLMNTGEQAVRSKSGLLTTVAASVGDTVQYALEGSVFVAGAAIQWLRDELKILDSAPQSEEYCRAVEDTGGVYVVPAFTGLGAPYWDPYARGTIVGLTRGTGRAHLIRATVESLAYQVSDVIEAMQRDSGIRTRTIKVDGGACANDFLMQFQSDLLNAEVERPRCIETTALGASYLAGLAVGYWSDREDIRKNWALEHTFIPEMKEEERKKKLKNWKRAVRCSRNWEKEED, via the coding sequence ATGGAACAGTACATGATGGCCCTGGACCAGGGCACGACAAGTTCGCGCTGTATTTTATTTGACAGAGCGGGAACGATGAGGAGTGTGGCACAGAAAGAATTTACACAGTATTACCCAAAGCCGGGATGGGTGGAGCATGATCCGATGGAAATATGGTCCTCACAGCTGAGTGTGGCTACAGAGGCCATGGGAAAAATCGGAATTGACGCCAGAAATATTGCGGCGATCGGTATTACGAATCAGCGGGAAACTACGATCGTTTGGGACAGAAACACCGGAAAGCCGGTATATCCAGCCATTGTGTGGCAGTGCCGGAGAACAGCGGAGATGATAGATGCCATAAAAGCGGATGGGAAAGAAGCCTGTATCCGGGAACGCACCGGTCTGATTCCGGATGCGTATTTTTCGGGAAGCAAGCTGGCATGGATCCTGGATCATGTGGATGGTGCAAGGCAGCGGGCGGCGAACGGTGAACTGCTGTTTGGAACGGTTGATACCTGGCTGATCTGGCAGCTGACTCAGGGCAAGGTGCATGTGACGGATGTGACGAATGCGTCGCGGACGATGTTATATGATATTCACAGGATGCGGTGGGACGAAGAGATTCTGGAGATGTTTGGGATCCCGGGCTGTATGCTGCCGCAGGTAAAGCCGAGCAGCTGTGTCTATGGCTGTACAGACAGGAATGTGATGGGCGGCGAGATCCCCATCGCGGGGGCTGCGGGTGACCAGCAGTCCGCACTGTTCGGACAGTGCTGTTTTGAAGCCGGAGACATTAAAAACACGTATGGAACGGGCTGCTTTCTGCTGATGAATACGGGAGAACAGGCGGTACGGTCAAAGTCGGGGCTATTGACAACCGTGGCGGCAAGCGTGGGCGATACGGTGCAGTATGCACTGGAGGGAAGCGTGTTTGTTGCGGGGGCCGCGATTCAGTGGCTGCGGGATGAACTGAAGATACTGGACAGCGCACCGCAGTCTGAGGAATACTGCCGGGCGGTGGAGGATACAGGGGGCGTCTATGTGGTGCCCGCATTTACCGGGCTTGGCGCTCCTTACTGGGATCCGTATGCCCGCGGAACCATCGTCGGACTGACGCGCGGGACGGGACGCGCACATCTGATCCGGGCCACGGTGGAATCTCTTGCCTATCAGGTATCAGATGTGATTGAGGCGATGCAGAGAGATTCCGGTATCCGGACCAGAACGATCAAAGTGGACGGCGGTGCGTGTGCAAATGACTTTCTGATGCAGTTTCAGTCGGATCTGCTGAATGCAGAGGTAGAAAGGCCGCGCTGTATCGAGACGACTGCACTCGGGGCTTCTTATCTGGCCGGGCTGGCGGTGGGGTATTGGAGTGACCGGGAAGACATTCGGAAAAACTGGGCGCTGGAACACACGTTTATTCCGGAGATGAAGGAAGAGGAACGTAAGAAAAAACTGAAAAACTGGAAACGGGCAGTCCGCTGCTCCCGGAATTGGGAGAAAGAAGAGGACTGA
- a CDS encoding DUF1667 domain-containing protein, whose amino-acid sequence MKRTLICICCPKGCTLQVTAEENGQVSGISGYECENGREYGIKECTRPSRTVTSTVPVAGGAVKRVPVKTAREIPKERIPKCMEEIHQTVAQAPVRIGDILIRRTAGTDVDVIAAGNAAVKETGG is encoded by the coding sequence ATGAAAAGAACATTAATATGTATCTGCTGTCCGAAGGGATGTACGCTGCAGGTGACGGCGGAAGAAAATGGACAGGTATCCGGGATCAGCGGATACGAATGTGAAAATGGCAGAGAATATGGGATAAAGGAATGCACACGGCCTTCCAGGACGGTGACATCCACGGTGCCGGTTGCAGGCGGAGCGGTGAAAAGGGTTCCTGTCAAAACGGCGCGGGAGATCCCAAAGGAACGGATACCGAAATGCATGGAGGAAATCCATCAGACCGTGGCGCAGGCACCGGTGAGGATCGGAGATATCCTGATCCGGCGTACGGCAGGGACAGATGTTGATGTGATTGCTGCCGGAAATGCAGCCGTGAAAGAGACAGGGGGATGA